A single window of Candidatus Methylomirabilota bacterium DNA harbors:
- a CDS encoding L-2-amino-thiazoline-4-carboxylic acid hydrolase — MSDRMPPDTLNDIGVLKRREIEARILMPVLSALGDEFGRERVFEVARRIIVDVAREQGRGLAERMGGDSLGHFATALEDWKKGDAYRMDVLEQNDQKLSFNVTRCRYAEMYRALGIPEVGALLSCNRDFALVEGFNPDVKLTRTQTVMEGASHCDFRFELRKSAHDAKPAADRTKNAMGGPGGGATPLPPR; from the coding sequence ATGAGCGATCGCATGCCCCCGGATACGTTGAACGACATCGGCGTGCTCAAGCGCCGCGAGATCGAGGCGCGCATCCTGATGCCGGTGCTCTCCGCGCTGGGCGACGAGTTCGGCCGCGAGCGGGTCTTCGAGGTCGCGCGGCGGATCATCGTGGACGTGGCGCGCGAGCAGGGCCGGGGGCTGGCCGAGCGAATGGGCGGCGACAGCCTGGGCCACTTCGCCACCGCGCTGGAGGACTGGAAGAAGGGCGACGCCTACCGCATGGACGTGCTGGAGCAGAACGATCAGAAGCTCTCCTTCAACGTCACGCGGTGCCGCTATGCGGAGATGTACCGGGCCCTCGGCATCCCCGAGGTCGGTGCCCTGCTCTCTTGCAACCGCGACTTCGCGCTGGTGGAGGGCTTCAACCCCGACGTGAAGCTGACGCGCACGCAGACCGTGATGGAGGGCGCCTCGCACTGCGACTTCCGCTTCGAGCTACGGAAGTCCGCCCACGACGCGAAACCCGCCGCAGACCGGACGAAGAATGCGATGGGGGGGCCTGGGGGAGGAGCGACGCCGCTCCCCCCCAGATAA